Genomic DNA from Deinococcus sonorensis KR-87:
CAGTCCCGCCACCGGGCTGTTGTCGTGTTCCAGCCAGGCGTCGTCCGGGTGGGGCTCCACGTTGAGTGCGGCACCCAACAGCCGGGCCGTTTCGTGCGCGCGTTGGAGGGGCGAGCAGATCAGGTGGTCAATCATCCGCCGCTCCGCCACCCACCGGGCCGCGAGGCGGGCCACCTGGCCGCGGCCCTTGTCCGTCAGGGGTGAATCGTAGCGGCCCTCATGGACGCGTTCGTCATCCGCGGCGGACCAGCCGTGCCGCAACAGGGTGATGGACTTGATCGGTTCGGTCATGTTCAGTGGTGTCCTTGTCTGGAGGTGGATGGTGCAGGTCTTGGGGTCCGCAGGCCCGGAGCGACATGCGCTGGACGAACGCCACACTGCAGCCGCGGCATCCGGGCATGCTCGCCCTGCGATGGCGAGCGTGCCGCACAGCGTAGCGGCGGCATCCACGTGCGCCGTCATCCGCTGAGGGCACGCGCGGCGTCATCCGAACGGATGACGTGGCGCCAGACGCGTCCCTCTACCTTGACCGCACCGCCCGGCTGGAAGCGTGATGGTGCACATCAGGGGCGAAGGCCCACCAGGAGCTCACCTATGACCACACCGATGTCCGTACCCATGTCCACGTTGCCTGCTCAGCCTCTGCGGTTTGCCGTGCTGGTGATGCTTGGGCTGGAGGCCGTCCTGCTGCTGTGCCTGGGCGCCGCCCGGCTGTTCCTGCCTGAGGTTTCACTGCTGGACCTGGACGCGCCGATCCTGCTGATCAACGCGGTGGTGGCGGGCGTGCTGCTGACCCGGCTCGGCTGGTGGCGTGCCGCGGGGTTCACCCGCGTCGGGCGGCCCGGCGACTTGTGGCTGCTGGCCCTGCCGGTGGCGCTGCTGGTGGGACCGGCGGTGCTGGTTGGCGTGGATCTTCCGCCGCTCGGCCGCGCATTGACGCTGACGCTGATCACGCTCCTGATCGCGTTTCAGGAGGAAGCCATCTTTCGTGGGGTGCTGCTGCACGCGCTGACGCCGTTGGGGACGCGGAAGGCGGTGCTCGGGTCGGCCGCGCTGTTCGGGGCCATCCACATCAACTCCCTGCTGGTCGGACGTGATCCGGCCTTCGTGGCGGTGCAGGTCGTCGCGTCGCTGCTGGGCGGCGTGGGGTTCGCCGCGCTGCGCCTGCGGCTCGGCTCCATCTGGCCGCTGAT
This window encodes:
- a CDS encoding histidine phosphatase family protein; the encoded protein is MTAHVDAAATLCGTLAIAGRACPDAAAAVWRSSSACRSGPADPKTCTIHLQTRTPLNMTEPIKSITLLRHGWSAADDERVHEGRYDSPLTDKGRGQVARLAARWVAERRMIDHLICSPLQRAHETARLLGAALNVEPHPDDAWLEHDNSPVAGLPLEEVHRRFPHADVSPPHTPPFGPGSESRAAMHRRAGAALEQLLTLPGAHVLVVAHGGILNAVMRNIVSAACPPGSGGAWFAFGDTGFTTLQYDVHHRWGILGVNDQLHLR
- a CDS encoding CPBP family intramembrane glutamic endopeptidase, whose product is MTTPMSVPMSTLPAQPLRFAVLVMLGLEAVLLLCLGAARLFLPEVSLLDLDAPILLINAVVAGVLLTRLGWWRAAGFTRVGRPGDLWLLALPVALLVGPAVLVGVDLPPLGRALTLTLITLLIAFQEEAIFRGVLLHALTPLGTRKAVLGSAALFGAIHINSLLVGRDPAFVAVQVVASLLGGVGFAALRLRLGSIWPLILLHALNDFVQFSAAGGLAVEHASVMLLVAKLSISLLIAVYGLRLLRAGTRPGGAGAAPRPLRHPGT